Proteins encoded together in one Oncorhynchus mykiss isolate Arlee chromosome 7, USDA_OmykA_1.1, whole genome shotgun sequence window:
- the LOC110527619 gene encoding zinc finger protein 239 isoform X4 codes for MSSLNYSPPVKEEEICWTEKEALGLNVVVKEEKEWEDVTVKQEVEGEAVTVKEEEKDVSVKEEEDEFRVKEEEEEKDDDAVFGVKKEGEITVTLKDEEVEIGDLINTREKPDSHSDSGKSPSGEPDPEMPKPARQHHCSHCEKSFCWLGNLKLHERTHTGEKPFQCSQCGKSFAVLANLKRHERIHTGEKPYHCSQCGMSFNQDGDLKAHKRKHTGEKPFQCSQCGKSFTKIGQLKEHERIHKGEKPFQCSHCGKSFTRIGNLKKHARLHTGEKPYQCSQCGKSFAVLANLKRHERIHTGEKPHHCSHCGMSFTQLWDLQAHERIHTGEKPFQCSQCGKSFTQIGHLKAHERIHTGEKPFQCSQCEKSFTMLTNLKRHERIHRGEKHFLLPV; via the exons atgagcTCCCTAAACTACTCTCCTCCTGTTAAAGAAGAGGAgatctgctggacggagaaagaagctctggggctgaacgttgtcgtgaaagaggagaaggaatgggaggatgttacagttaaacaagaagtagagggtgaggctgttacagtgaaagaagaagagaaggacgtttcagtgaaagaagaggaagacgagttcagagtgaaagaggaggaggaagagaaagatgaTGATGCAGTTTTTGGAGTGAAGAAGGAAggggagattactgtcacattgaaagatgaagaggtggagataggagatctgattaacacca gagagaaACCAGACTCTCACTCTGACAGTGGGAAGAGTCCTTCAGGGGAACCAGACCCAGAGATGCCCAAACCAGCCAGACaacaccactgctcccactgtgaAAAGAGTTTTTGCTGGTTAGGGAACCTAAAActgcatgagaggacacacacaggagaaaagcctttccaatgctcccagtgtggaaagagttttgctGTGTTAGCTAACCTGAAAagacacgagagaatacacacaggagaaaagccttatcaCTGTTCCCAATGTGGAATGAGTTTTAATCAGGATGGAGACCTAAAAGCTCATAAGAGgaaacacacaggagaaaagcctttccaatgttcccagtgtggaaagagttttactaaGATAGGGCAATTAAaagaacatgagagaatacacaaaGGAGAAAAGCCATTCCAATGTTCCcattgtgggaagagttttactcggATAGGAAACCTAAAAAAGCATGCGAGactacacacaggagaaaagccttaccaatgctcccagtgtggaaagagttttgctGTGTTAGCTAACCTGAaaaggcatgagagaatacacacaggagaaaagcctcaTCACTGTTCCCACTGTGGAATGAGTTTTACTCAGTTATGGGACCTTCAAGCTCATgagaggatacacacaggagaaaagcctttccaatgttcccagtgtggaaagagttttactcagATAGGGCACCTGAAAGCTCACgagaggatacacacaggagaaaagcctttccaatgttcccagtgtgaaAAGAGTTTTACCATGTTAACTAACCTGAaaaggcatgagagaatacaTAGAGGAGAAAAGCATTTTCTGCTCCCAGTGTAA